CTGCTTCTGGACGAACCCTCTGCAGCCCTCGACCCCGAGACCGAACACCGCCTTTTCGAAGCCTGGACCCAGGTCGCACACGACCTCCGAGAGCGCGCCGGCTCCATCACTGTCCTGGTCTCACACAGATTCTCCACAGTGCGCATGGCCGACACCATCATCGTGCTGCAATACGGCGCGATCGCAGAACACGGCTCCCACGAAGACCTACTCAACAAGAACGGCCTCTACGCCGAACTCTTCAACCTCCAAGCCTCCGCCTACCGCTGAGGCAACAAACCCGCAGGTCACACACAACAAAACGAAGGCCCGGACCTGTTGGTCCGGGCCTTCTTCCGTAGCGGGGGCAGGATTTGAACCTGCGACCTCTGGGTTATGAGCCCAGCGAGCTACCGAGCTGCTCCACCCCGCGTCGTTGTGTCTTTAGTTTAGAGGATCTGGGCCGAGCAACCAAATCGGTTCCCGGTGTGGCTCCGGACCAGCGAAAACCCGTGTCTGCCGGGGGCGCGGCGGCGTACCGTCCGAGTATGTCCCGAGACGTCATTCGGCCGTTCGAGGAGGCGGATCTGCCGGCCGCGGCAGGCCTGCTCGCCGAGCGGCATCAGGAGCATCGCAAGCGTCACCCGCTGCTTCCCGCTGACTACGAGGACCAGCAGCTCGCGCTGGTCGAGGTGACGGCCGCCTGGGAGACCGAGGGCGCTTCCGGCGCAGTGATGGTCGAAGCCGGCGAGATCACCGGTTATCTGCTGGCCGCCCCGAAGCAGTCCCCGGTCTGGGGCCCGAACATCTGGGTCGAGGCCGCGGGTCACGCCGTACGTGAGACAGAACACATTCGCGACCTGTACGGCGCTGCCGCTGCGAAGTGGGTCGACGACGGCCGCATCGCGCAGTACGTCTTGGTGCCCGACGACCCCGCGCTGATCGACGCATGGTTCCGGCTGGCGTTCGGCTCGCAGCATGCACACGCCGTCCGCCCCGTGCCTGCCACTCCGCTCCCGCCGCCGTCGGATCTCGTCGTACGGCGTGCTGTGCGCGCGGACATTCCTGTACTCGCGGAGCTCGACCTCGAATTGCCCCGGCATCAGGGCTTGTCGCCGGTGTTCTCGTCCGGGGAGCTGCCGACTCTCGAGGAGGCGGTGGCGGACTGGGAGGAATCGATCGACGATCAGGACTACGCGACCTTCGTTGCCTCGTACAACGGTGAGGTGATCGGCTCGTCGGTCGGCTGCTCGCTGGACAAGTCGAGTGCGCACAGCGGGCTCGCGAAACCGGACAACGCGGGGTTCCTCGGGTTCGCGGCCGTTCTGCCGTCGGCCCGCGGACTCGGTGCCGGACGTGCGCTGGGCGAGGCCGTGCTGCAGTGGTCGGCGGAGACCGGGTACACGTCGGTCGTGACCGACTGGCGGGTGACGAACCTGCTGTCGTCGCGGGCGTGGCCGCGGCTCGGCTTCCAGCAGACGTTCCACCGGCTGCATCGGCTGATCGGGCACTGACCGCGAGGCTTGTCCACAGATCCGAAACTTGTCGGTTCAGGCGAGCGACGATCGCTGCACCTTCTTGGTCACGAAGGGCGTCTCGCAGCAGGCGGGGCGCCGCCGTTTCCTGGAGGCAGCCATGTCGCGTTCATCGCTTCGTTCCCGAGCCGTGCCGTCCGCCCGCCGTATCGTGACCGGGAGCGCGGTCTTCCTGGCCGCACTCGGGCTCTCGGCGACAGTCCCTGCCTCAGCAACAGAGTTCACACCGTCGTCGACCTACTCCGCGGATCATCCATCGACCGAGCAGAAGGCTGGCACCTTGGACGGCTTCGTGATCGAGAACCTTCCCGACGGCCTCGGCACGCCGAGCGACTTCGAGTACGAGTGGGAGGACGTGTCGTTCCACAGCCGGGTCTGGGAGACCGGGCCGGATCCGGAGGGCGCGTTCAAGGTCGACCTGACCGTGAAGACCCTTCGTGGCGAAAGGCTCACCGATCTCGAGGCCGTGAAGGACTTCTTGGTCGAGTACGAGGAGAAGGAGCCGGGCGACTGGCAGCTCGAACCGGTCAAGGTCGGCGGGTACGACGCGCTGTTCGCGGGCAACGAGGTGTTCTACTTCGTCGAGCCTGGCGTCGCGGCCGAGGTCACGATCGATCACGAGCGCTTCACCGACGAGGACGTGCTCGACACTGCGGCCGGGTTCCACCCGGAGCCGACGACCTGATGCCGTAGGCAACCACCCTCGGCGAATCGCCGGGTGAAACGAACGGGGCGGCGACGCCGACTGATGTCGGTGTCACCGCCCCGGGAACCACCCGCCGGATCAGCCTGCTGGTGACGTCGGTGGGCTCGTCGGTGTCGTCGAGGCCGGTGGGTTCGACGGATTCGCGGACGGCGTTGCCGATGGTGTCGCGGCGGGCGTCTCCGCTGCACCGGCAGCGGCACGGTCGAGCGCGGCCTTCATCTGGTTGAGGTTCGTCTGGTAGCCGGCCAGGTCGCCGTTCTTGAGGGCTGTCTGCGCGCGGGTCCATGCGGCCTGTGCGTCGGCGATGGCCTGCTTGACCGTCTGGTTCGGTTGCTGTGTCGTAGGCGGTTTCTGGGTTCCTGGAGGCAGCTCACCGGTATCGACGGTGGTCTTGAAGACCTTGGTGAGGGCTTCCTGCAACGTCGAGCCGTAGGCCACGCCGTCACCGAAGGACACCAGGACGTACCGGAGGACTGGGTAACTACCCGGTCCGCTGGTCCGCACCGAGTAGACCGGCTGGACGTAGAGCAGACCACCGCCGAGCGGCAGCGTCAGCAAGTTGCCGTACTGCGCTCTTGCCCCGCTGTTCGGCTGGTTGATCGGCAGCAACGCCTGTCTGATGCTCTCGTCGGTCTGGAACTTGTTGTAGACCTGCCCCGGACCAGGTATCTGCAGGTTCCCCGGCAATCGCAAGACCCGGAACTTGCCGTAGTCCGGCGAGGTGGCCTCGGCATCGACGGCCATGAACGCCGTGAGGTTCTCCCGTTCACCGTTCGGCACGTACACCGACGTCAGCGAGAACTTCGGCTCGGTCTGACCGGGCATCCGCAACGACAGATAGAAGGGAGGCTGGCTGATATGCGTCGCCGAGTCACCACCGGACGAGACCGCGGTCGGGTCGTCCGGCACTCGCCACAGGTCGCTGTTCTGGTACCAGGTGCCGGCGTCCTCGACGTGGTACTTCGCGAGCAGGTCGCGCTGCACCTTGAACATGTCCTCCGGGTACCGCAGGTGCGACATCAGGTCCGGCGAGATGTCCGAGCGCGGCTTCACCGTGCCGGGGAACGCCTTCATCCAGGTCTTCAGCAGCGGGTCCTTGTCGTCCCACGCGTACAGCTCGACCGAGCCGTCGAAGGCGTTGACGACAGCCTTGACCGAGTTGCGGATGTAGTTGATCTTCTCGCTCGGCTGCTGTGCGATCGTCCCGCGACCGGTGGTCGTGTCCCGGGTGCTGACGTCGAGGTCGACCTTCTCGGAGTACGGGTAGTTGTCCGAGGTGGTGTAGCCATCGACGATCCAGACCACCTGGCCGTCGACGATCGCCGGGTACGGGTCACCGTCCGGCGTCAGCCACGGGGCCGCCTTCTCGACCCGCTCGCGCGGGGTGCGGTCGTAGAGGATCTTCGACTGCGGGTTCACCCGGCTGGACAGCAGGATGTTCGCGTCCCGGAACTTTGTTGCATACAGCAACCGGTTGCCGAACGAGCCGATCGGGACGCCACCCTTGCCTTCATAGGTGTTCAGCGTCGGGTCGCCGCCGGTCTGTCCTTCCGGCGTGTCGAGCTCGACCTTCTGGCCGCCCTCGGGGGCGCCGACGATCGAGTAGTCCGGCGACTGCTCACCGAAGTAGATCCGCGGCTCGTACTTGCCGAGCTCGCCGGTCGGTGGCAGGTCCTTCTCGGTCCACACCGGCGTACCGCCCTGCGACTGGTTCCCGTTCGCGGCGACTACTCCGTAGCCGTGGGTATAGACGGTGTGGTCGTTGTTCCAGTTGCGCTGCCCGGCCGGCAGCCGGTCGACCTGGACCTCGCGGACCGCGAGGACCGTGTCCATGACCTTGCCCTTGATCTTGTACCGGTCGACGTCGAGATCGGTCGGGAACGAGTAGAAGCCACGGACCTGCTGGAGCTGCTCGAAGGTCGGGCCGATCACGGTCGGGTCGATCAGCCGGATACCCGGCAGAACTTCGGCATCCGCGGTCAGTTCCTCCGGCTTCGCCGTGGTCGTCGCCTTGTACTCGGTGACGTCGGTGCCCTCGAGCCCGTACGCCTGACGCGTGGCCTGGATGTTCTTCTCGATGTACGGCGCTTCCTTCACCGGCTCGCTCGGTCGCACCCGCAACTGCTGGAGCGCGGCCG
This Kribbella sp. NBC_00482 DNA region includes the following protein-coding sequences:
- a CDS encoding GNAT family N-acetyltransferase, with protein sequence MSRDVIRPFEEADLPAAAGLLAERHQEHRKRHPLLPADYEDQQLALVEVTAAWETEGASGAVMVEAGEITGYLLAAPKQSPVWGPNIWVEAAGHAVRETEHIRDLYGAAAAKWVDDGRIAQYVLVPDDPALIDAWFRLAFGSQHAHAVRPVPATPLPPPSDLVVRRAVRADIPVLAELDLELPRHQGLSPVFSSGELPTLEEAVADWEESIDDQDYATFVASYNGEVIGSSVGCSLDKSSAHSGLAKPDNAGFLGFAAVLPSARGLGAGRALGEAVLQWSAETGYTSVVTDWRVTNLLSSRAWPRLGFQQTFHRLHRLIGH
- a CDS encoding UPF0182 family membrane protein, whose translation is MSDGVYDMPEEPPARRNRRTGGRPRALLPTIATLIVLLILFSVFTDVWTQRLWYRSVDLGSVFSTVLGTRVLLFVIVGLLMAAAVVANVIVAFRTRPRVALAPSPSPGFERYGDLLQQHGKIAVGVVATLMLIFGGSAASGEWKVFLAWRNRTPFGVTDKHFNKDIAFFVFDYPWLRVLLGFGYSIVLLSLVAAIITHYLYGGFRPSAKGQKASGAAQVQFSVLLGLLVLLKAFSYWLDRFGLTTSDAKLFTGVSYTGDHAILPSKEILAVIAVLCAVLFFANVVRRTWLLPGVGTVVLILSAILLGALWPAALQQLRVRPSEPVKEAPYIEKNIQATRQAYGLEGTDVTEYKATTTAKPEELTADAEVLPGIRLIDPTVIGPTFEQLQQVRGFYSFPTDLDVDRYKIKGKVMDTVLAVREVQVDRLPAGQRNWNNDHTVYTHGYGVVAANGNQSQGGTPVWTEKDLPPTGELGKYEPRIYFGEQSPDYSIVGAPEGGQKVELDTPEGQTGGDPTLNTYEGKGGVPIGSFGNRLLYATKFRDANILLSSRVNPQSKILYDRTPRERVEKAAPWLTPDGDPYPAIVDGQVVWIVDGYTTSDNYPYSEKVDLDVSTRDTTTGRGTIAQQPSEKINYIRNSVKAVVNAFDGSVELYAWDDKDPLLKTWMKAFPGTVKPRSDISPDLMSHLRYPEDMFKVQRDLLAKYHVEDAGTWYQNSDLWRVPDDPTAVSSGGDSATHISQPPFYLSLRMPGQTEPKFSLTSVYVPNGERENLTAFMAVDAEATSPDYGKFRVLRLPGNLQIPGPGQVYNKFQTDESIRQALLPINQPNSGARAQYGNLLTLPLGGGLLYVQPVYSVRTSGPGSYPVLRYVLVSFGDGVAYGSTLQEALTKVFKTTVDTGELPPGTQKPPTTQQPNQTVKQAIADAQAAWTRAQTALKNGDLAGYQTNLNQMKAALDRAAAGAAETPAATPSATPSANPSNPPASTTPTSPPTSPAG